The stretch of DNA AACTGCTTATAAAGATTTTATAGTAGGAAGACACCTCCTGGAAACTACTTGTATCCTATTTGGACCAATCTCTACATTGGTGGTGTCTCAGTTTCTGCTGAAGTAAAAATATATTAAGGGTCACATCTTACAACAAAAGTTGTTACTATTTCTTATCTCTTTCAAGACCAGCCTGAAGCAAGAGCCAGTTCACCAGCTTTTGGGAACTCAAATACTTGGCATCAAGGATCTTTGCAGCAAGGCACAAAACAATCACTAATGGAAGCCAACCTGCCAGGGGAGTAAGTGAATCATCAAACTGCTAGAACTTGCAAGGTTTATTGCAACCCAGTTAATTGCCAGAGGGTTCCCACCCAACTGTACTAACAATAATTGTATTTCAAACCTTTAGCTCCCTTAAAAGGGATGGATTTTGGAAGGGGTGAGGATGGAATTACaggctttaattaaaaaactaacttattttaaaatatcacctTTAGAAAATATTTGGGTGATCATGAAACAAACAGATGGCAAACAATTGTGGGGGGGGGTACGGGGGGACAAAGAATGCCATTTACAACAGAGCTGTTGTAGCTGAGTTGGTCTCAGGACatgagagaggcaaggtgggtgaggtaatatcttcggTCCAACAGACATTATTGTACCCACAGTCGCTCTCTCATTTACAGCAGAAGGAAGCAATAGCAGAAGGAAGTTATTTTGTGTGGTAACTTTTGCCACAAATCACACTTTAATGAGCAGGAATGAAACAGCCTAACTGGCTACTGCTGATAGGGTAAGAGTACACAGCATTTGCATTCTTCTGAGGCAAAGTCAAGGTCAGGCACACACAAAGACcagggtggggggatgagggaggTGGACACAGGCTCACAACTGTCTTGTCCTCCAGCAGTGAGATTAGAGGCAGGAGAGGCAATACTCAGACCAGATTTCCTCTGTCCAGCATCAGACTGGTAACTTACCACCCGATCTTTCCCCTGCAAATGAAACGTGAAGAGGGAGGAAACTCACtgtcccattccctgcttctTGCTACCTCCTCCAGTTTCAATGCTAGCTGTCTCCAATAGTTTACTCATGCTGTGGGATAACTCACCTCAGCAGAGAGATCACCAGGATAAAGAATCTGCAGGACATCTCCAGACTTGGTTTGGTATGAAACCAACTGGTCCCCTCGCTGACGAGCAATCACGGACACCTTACAAGAGGCAGAGGAACCAATCAAAGAGCTTTACTCGTTACAGCACTGGGGCCTTAGGGAGCAAATCACTGGAGAACCTGAAGATTTACCACATCTGCTGGGCCCAGGTGGGACTTGTCTCCGCTCAGACCCGCATAGAAGAATGAAACACGAAGGTCTCCCACCTGGAAATACGGAAATCACAAGTTAATAAAAATTTACTTCAACAAAAAATTCCCAGTGAAGCCACTCTGCACGGGAACATCatgggagaatcatagaatatcagggttggaagggacctcaggaggtcatctagtccaaccccctgctcaaagcaggaccgatccccaattaaatcatcccagccagggctttgtcaagcctgaccttaaaaaacttctaagAGAGGATGCTGTGCCATAAGGCTTTGCACCAGTATATGAGACAGCCAGGTAGGATTCTTGGCTTGTGATTTTTCCAGGCTGGGTTGGCAGAAAGTGAGGGCTGCAGAGACAGCATAACTCAAGTCCCAAAGAAGAGCAAGCTTTATGCCACTTTCCCCTGTCTGATTTAGGAGTGGCAAGGATGGGCTCCCAAAGAGAGTTACAGCTAGCTATCCTCAGCCGCAGGCAGGCAGCGCCAGCCAGCAGTGACCTGGCTCACTCATTACTGCGTTCAGTTCACTTGCACTGAGCAGACCTAACTCAGTCAGACCAGTTAGACACGAATGAAACCCACCTATGTGAGAATAGCAGTAGCCCTGCTCCTGTTTCTTTCCATTTAAAAGCATCTTCTTAGCCTGTCAGTCTAACATACGGGAAGAAGACACTCAAGAAGAGAAAGAGGAGGGTAAGGGCAGGATAAGAAGCTCGTTTGATATACAGAAATTAATCACTCTTCCATTAGCTCTGCAGTCAGAGCTAAGTGGGCAAGCTGCTCAGCACTATgacttgcattgatttcaatgggagatgagAGTGGCGTGCAGCTTGCAGGATAAAACCCTACGTTTTCTTCAATGAATAGATTTTAGTTGCTGCCTTGATGATCTCTGCAAAGCCCTTTCATCTTACTTCTGGACGCCTGGGATTCTCGCTGTGATAAAAGTAATCTTCTCTTCGAGTGATGTCAGCATGCGGATCCTCCAGTTTCGACAGGCTCATCTGCTTAAAACTGTCAATTTTCTCAATAAGACCTAAGCAGAATAAAGAGCCAAATGTAGGTCTCAGGTGGTGCACTGACTTCAGGATCCATTGTGTTAGCCCTAGACAGCCATTTAAAAGTCTGCCATCCCAAAAGATAATGAACCAAAAGCCATCTGCAGTGCAATTCCAATGAGCTTAATGGTGTTACACCAGTGATGAACTTGACCCAGTGTGTATTTGTTATAATAAGTAAAAAACATCCCTTACcttttgaaagaaagaaactgCCCACCTGGACATCAGGAGCAATTGCAGTGAAAGATTCCACAGCCATGGCACTTGGGGAAAAGAAATAATCTCTGTATAAATTCTAGTATTATGAGCACACTCTTGACCAACAACATAGAATACACAGAAGCACAAAATACTGATCCGTGctgacagacagacaaaaacctgTGAGTGTGAGAGTGTACCAGAGAGTTAAATAACTGCCATGATGtaaagataaatacattagaagattgttaggtgctcagatactacagtaataggACCATTAATAgttactaaggtcagaaggggcaattatgatcatctggtctgattcctgcataacacaggtcagagaGTTATACCAGGTGATTTTTCACATCTAGCCCATAACTTCTAGTTGAGCTAGATCATCTCTTTTAGAAAGCTATTTAGGACTTCACatgatgaagaatccatcacaTCCCTAAGTAACTTGGTCCAAGGGTTAATTACCATCATGGTTTAAAAAATGAATCTTATTTCTAAGTCTGAATTTTCctagctttagcttccagccactggatcttgctATGCCTTTgtgtctgctaaattaaagagccctctatcagaaatcttctcctcaAGTTGGTACTTAAAAACCATGATCAAGTCATAGTAGTAGCTGAAGCCCCAGTAATTTTGGAAGCACCTACACGTGCTTAATTTTACTACCATAAGTAGTTCCACTGATAACTCATGGCTGTAAAGCAAACCACATGTataagtgtttgaaggatcaaAGCCCAAGATACATACAGATAGAGCACCACCCtacaaaagaaagaataaatTCAAAGGCCACATCTTTTCCCTACAAACTGTTTCTTAGAATTTGAGTCTCTCTTACACTCGTAATAGCTAATGAGGTGATAATGCACTTTGACACATTTAGAACTGACTTGAAAGATATAGGTTCTCATCAGAAAGGCATGAACTGTAAATTTTAGTGTTCAAATCGGTGGGTTTGAGTCAGGCATGTAACTAATTTACAATGGCATTCACAGCTTTTATGGTTTGCATCATTTGACTCTGGGCTGCTACCTATTTTATTGTTATTCCTGTGGCAGCCCTAGAAGCAGAATAAGATTATTATTTGAAATCAAATCACAATGGTAGATCTGGTTGGAAAATgtcaataaaaaataaaggaaaactaACACATAACAGTCCCTCCACCCTGCcatgttttctgaccagctctaagtTATTTGCATAGCTCAGGGTGCCAATTTGTTAAAAATACATTGaatattttggaaacaaaattCCACTTGCATAAAAATGCTTCAGTTTATGGGACGCTTGTGAAAGTCCAAATCTCCAAAGCAAAGATGCAGAGATTTTTCAAAACCCCAAATGCCATTTTTCCCACCTATCCTTATAGACATTCTTTGCCACATCGCACCACTGGaaaatgctcagatactaccaTGATGAAGGTGGTATCAGAACCTGTACggaatattatttgtattaccatagtgcttaGGAGTTTGTAAATCAgaacctcactgtgctaggcaccgtacaaacacaggacaaaaagaaggtccctgccccaaggatcttATAAGAATAActcaaaagttaataagtcaatAAGTCAAAATGTGGCAGCAgggaataattaaaaataaattatgcctTGAGTGATTGACACAAACAAGTCTGTGATCTTGCATATGCTCTGTCAAAAGATGCAGGCACTATTGCATCTGGCATGACAATCACATGAGATGTCAttctatttttgtatttttaatagctCCATGCTTCATTGATGGATTATGAAAGTCAGAAAGGAATCCTTTCTAGTTTTCCTACTTGGAGGCAGCACACTCCAGAGGCACAAGAATACAGTTGGAAGTCAGGAAGACCCCTTCCTATTACTTATTAGCTATAATATAGATAACTTAATCTTGGCTCCACTGTTGATTCACTGTGGTACCCTTGGGCAaatcccctcccccgccctgtctgtacctcagtttccccacctataaaatagCGATAATTCTCACCTACCTCACAAAGAGCTGAAAGGACTAGTCAGTTAGCATGGGTATCAAATTCAAAAATATTATCTTACAGAAGTCAGAATTACCTGGGGTTTTTATGGCCAATCTCTCGATCAAAGTTTCTGCTGTTCACAACTTCTGATTTCCATTCAGTGTCTAAGGAAAATGGGATACAAGTTGGGAAGAGAAGAGTTAAAAACACTAAAATCAAGAATGTTCTGCTTAAATGCTACAGAAGGACTGACAAGTTTTAGGCAACGTGCCTTATACTTGCAGTAACATTCTTTACACCAaggtatatatttaaaaaaggtaCCATATATACACCTGCATCTCATGACATATTTATAAAGGAATGGAAAGATTTAGGGAAAGGCTACCTggtgtgaaatcctgactccactaaagtcaatgggagttctcagactgactttagtggagccaggattccacccCTGGTTCCCATCACTGGATGATTTCTGGCTGGCTGAGAAAGGAATAACTGTTCTGCTGGAATAAGTTGCTTCAGTGTGGTGATAcagcagacagagaggggaagaagcCCCAGTAGGACGCAATGTTGTGCTACTGTCTTCACAGCAAAGACACACAAAGCAGCTTCTTGAGATTTTCAGCACTGGCTCTGGCAGCTTCCTTCTTACTCCTGCAGCATCATCATCTCTTCCCCCTTCTTTCTGTAGCTCATCTGCTGAATAAGGAAAGCTCCATATTTCCATGCAGGGACAAAGACAAAGCAAGGGATCCTCATTAAAGGGTGAAGTGAGGGTGCTTGCATGGAATGCTCTCATGTGTGACCTACTGACAACTATTGGTTGGAATACACCAGTCTATATTAGTTCCCTTCTAATGTAAAGCAGCTCCTTTAGCTCACAGCCACCAGTTCTGGTCCTGATATATCTCCATAGCAAGGAGCTCTGTATTCCAACAGGCTGATAGTATTTTTTATAATCATGTACATGGCTTGTTACATACCCACATTACATGCCCATGTGCTTGAATCAGGGACAAATGAGGCTCAGAGACTCAGAGTATTTGTTTTCTGCCATCGGGTAGCTCAGAATTGGAGGGAAATAATCCTCTCTACAGCTTCTGCCAGATGGGCATTATAGTTTTTGCCAAATGCTTGTCAAAAGGCAGAGGCACTCAAGATACTGGGCATTTCCACTGGCTGATACCAGTGCCTGAGCAGTCTCTCAATACGTTGAACATAGAGTATGAAATACACATGCCATTCCTCCCAGTCACCCACTCGGACTATCCAAGCCTGAAGACATTTTGGGATTTGTAGGTTATTCATGAACAGCGTCCCAGTTGGTCCCCATCTCAATTACCTCATGGAACAAAGTCTCTGCCATTTGCTAAGGGAGCATGGAATGAATCTTTCCCTGTTCCTCCAAACCCCTTTCTTCTCATCCTAGCAGGGTACTATAGgacttatttttaaatcagcatgcAAACCCCATTTTGAATTCAAAGGGGGAGAAATGCTTTTGTACTGTGCACTGATGAACTTACTATATGAATATCTTGTTTCTTTCTTAACTTCACCATTCTCCTCATATTCTCTGCAGAAGAAAACACACAGCATGAAGGTCAGGACAGGGCCCACCGCACAAGTGAAACATACAGGAAGCCCATGGGAAACGAAGCACAAGCCAAACTTATCTTTAGAATGAAGTAAACGTTTCCCTAAATAATAGATTCTGAACAGCAAGGTTGGGGGGATCCTGCAGACAGGTATCATGAAGTGGCACACACCCTGCCCTTCCCCTATAGCTAACTGGAAGGTAGGCGTCCACTAAATTAGTGGCGGGGAGCCCAATATGGGAAGGActgaaccactgccctaaaccaAGGACTCTTACTGGCATTAGCATCATATGCACATTATAGGTAGTTACTCTTATGGCCAGGTGTAGAGTATAGATACCTATTCTAGAGTAGAGACAGTacccagctagcacaggtataaatagcggAGTAGACAGTGAGGCACAACTATGGCGAGTAGGGCAGAGATTCCTACATACTGTAGGGTTCAGGGATATACCCTACACAGCTCTATACCACACCCAACCAGTGCCTCCCAGGTCTaacactgctgcctccctgctgccagagcctttccctccTGTagtgaaaggctccggcagcggggaaaggctctggcagaggggagctaccagagcctttccccgcaGCTGAAGCCCTGCACTGTGGCATGCTACACACTGCAGCGACAAGTGCGGATGtagcctgcctttcactgcagtgCGTAGCTACATGTGTGGTGCCTGTACTTTACACAGTGCCGTAAACGCAGACTCTCTCTAAACTGGGGACCTCTTGTTTTCTGCATCTTCAAAATTTTCTAGATGATTGTTTTCTGTGTGTTATGACAACAGTTTCCCAAACAGTGAGTCCTGATTCCACACCCAAAGCTACAGACATCCATAACGAGgtttttattggtttcagagtaacagccgtgttagtctgtattcgcaaaaagaaaaggagtacttgtggcaccttagagactaaccaatttatttgagcatgagctttcgagtctgctgcagtttccacggtatgcatctgatgaagtgagctgtagctcacgaaagctcatgctcaaataaattggttagtctctaaggtgccacaagtactccttttctttttgaggttttTATTATAACAAATTATGTGTTGTTGTTTCATGtcagtaaaataataaaataaataataaataataataataatgctttgctCTTCTATTGCACCGGTCAGCAAAGCAGCTAAAAGGCCTTTCCTACATTCACTCTTGAAAGCTGCACAGCCCACTGGGAGGAAGGTACCACTAAGATTATTACAGACAAACTCCAATGAACTGAAAGTTTTGGATGACCCTGAGACATTCAAGAAACTGGAATTTACAGAAATTAATTTTGGTTTTTATATGACTGTTGAaattgcaggggggaggggaagaagaagttTGGATAATCCCAAATTCAGACACGGTTTTTCCTGTGTagccattttatagatgggcaaatTGAGACAGAGGGAattaagtgatgtgcccaaggccACATACTGAGTTACTGGCTGTTGGCAGGGCTGAGAATATAACCCATGAATCTGGATTCCCAGGCCTCTGTTCTAACCAGTATACCAcactaaatatattttaaaacattttaggtTATGTTAAGAGCATGGTATTGACTAGACACttccatagagtttaaggtcagaagggacccttaGATCATCTAGTTACCCATTCATTGCATTCCAGCCAATGATCAAGGGCTGTAGTTTACCACAGAATTCACATTTTAAATTGTGGGTTTTATTTGTTCTAAGAAAGTTCATCATTATTGAGCTtgaggggaggaaaggaagaaTCTATGTTTAACATGGAGAGGTTTCCAGATCCAGCAGAAgccatttaaaatgcatttacttTTTGGCGAAGGAGGTCAAAAATGAGCTTGTGCCTCCATTCTGGAGTTTGAGAGTTCAACAGTGGGGAGAGTTCAGCTGGGTGATACCAGAAAGCGTTCTATACTCTGCAGCTAGACTTTGCACTTAAAAAACTTAAGACATCAGGAGCAATTGCTTCGAGATTAGGGGCTGCAAAATGATGAATGCAGGGAGAAGTCCTaggccggggtggccaacctgtggctccgaagccacatgcagctcttcagaagttaatatgcggctcttTGTATAGGCACTGACCCCGGTGCGGAGctacaggtgctgactttccaatgtgcccgggggtactcactgctcaacccctggctctgccacaggccctgcccctactccatcccttcctaccccctccccgagcctgtcgtgccctcactcctccacccctccccccgccttctgcatgccacaaaacagcagatcgagaggaagggggaggtgctgatcggtggggctgccggtgggtgggaggcactggaagtgggggcggggggactgaTGAGGGGTTACTgtcgtattactgtggctctttggcaatgtacattggtaaattctggctccttctcaggctcaggttggccacccctgtcctaggCAATACTGAGCCACAAAGACCCATGGGAGTCAGCAGGGTTCCACAGGGGCACATCCACATTGATCAGTCTGTACAATCCTTAgtgccacttttaaaaaaaaattgatttctaTACTTTTTAGAAAGTGTATTCAACTGTTTTTGTAAATTATAATAAATTATGCATGTATAGATTCTACTGACATTGCCTACAACAAATTAATATTCCAGGAGCCTATGGAATTGTATCAGAAAATAGAAGGTAAAAGCCACAGCTGTATCTTAGATTGCAAGAGGTCTGATATAGTACTATATGAGGTTAGGGCGTGGGAAAACATTTCACCTACTGCTGGAGGTTGTTGGGATTCTCTTAAGACTCTGCTCCTGCAATGGGGTCCACCCGCATAGAGCtcattacaggattggggccagaATCACTAAACCAAAATTAAATGTAGGGAAAATTAAAGGAAACTGTGAAAACTCAAGGGCTCTTGGGTCATCACGTTacaaccccctcccctctccccccaaaaacacacacacaaaaaacattaATTAGCCAGCACCTTTTCCTTAAATTGTAATTGGATTCTGGTAAGAAGTAAAAATAACGAGCCTACGACTTACTTGGAGTCTTCATATTCTACCCACTGATACATTTCCACCTGACGTTTCAGTTTGACAGCGTGGATGGAGAGCCCATAGCTGGGATCAAACAAAGGCTATTaggatataaataaaatacaagtcAGTCTAAAAAGCTGTATCTCAGATAACTCCAACTTCTTATTATTGATTCCAGCAGAGCAGATACCTGTAAATTTATCTTGGCGAAATCTCAGTTTATTGTGATGAAAAAGTAAAGGGGGTGTCATGTaaaatttttctttcaaaaacactctgaaataaaaattaaaagaaaaaggccCTGGTGACATGCAGCAAGACAGACGATGGAATAAAAGTATAACAACACATCAGGAACAGTTATTTCTCTGCATTTCTATGCTGTAGcttctttcatctgaggatcttgaagaatttta from Eretmochelys imbricata isolate rEreImb1 chromosome 7, rEreImb1.hap1, whole genome shotgun sequence encodes:
- the TMEM43 gene encoding transmembrane protein 43 isoform X2, translated to MSGHFSDTSSKKEHVKITSEPKPGFLERLSDTAGGMLIGLAAFSLSFYLLFTNEGRALKTATSLDEGLSLVVPLDNIHSVSQQNEGKLVHLSGALRTSKPLFDPSYGLSIHAVKLKRQVEMYQWVEYEDSKEYEENGEVKKETRYSYNTEWKSEVVNSRNFDREIGHKNPSAMAVESFTAIAPDVQVGSFFLSKGLIEKIDSFKQMSLSKLEDPHADITRREDYFYHSENPRRPEVGDLRVSFFYAGLSGDKSHLGPADVVSVIARQRGDQLVSYQTKSGDVLQILYPGDLSAEEVFQKEHESNTMKTWGLRAAGWLAMFVGINLMTRILHTLAAVVHLRDGCIIIMDHVHPCSLDIRQSKVL
- the TMEM43 gene encoding transmembrane protein 43 isoform X3 encodes the protein MSGHFSDTSSKKEHVKITSEPKPGFLERLSDTAGGMLIGLAAFSLSFYLLFTNEGRALKTATSLDEGLSLVVPLDNIHSVSQQNEGKLVHLSGALRTSKPLFDPSYGLSIHAVKLKRQVEMYQWVEYEDSKEYEENGEVKKETRYSYNTEWKSEVVNSRNFDREIGHKNPSAMAVESFTAIAPDVQVGSFFLSKGLIEKIDSFKQMSLSKLEDPHADITRREDYFYHSENPRRPEVGDLRVSFFYAGLSGDKSHLGPADVVSVIARQRGDQLVSYQTKSGDVLQILYPGDLSAEEVFQKEHESNTMKTWGLRAAGWLAMFVGINLMTRILHTLGGCSYTGRECLIPN